In Massilia violaceinigra, one DNA window encodes the following:
- the motB gene encoding flagellar motor protein MotB gives MSDEGLRPIIVKRIKKTAGGHHGGAWKIAYADFVTAMMAFFLLMWLLGSTSKGDLNGISDFFQTPLKVAMAGGSGSGDSSSIVQGGGQDLSRRNGQVKRGSNDPDKKNYDLKAAKAILEAAEADRLKTLKAKLEATIEANPLLKKYKNQLLLDITSEGLRIQIVDELNRPMFNLAKAELQPYTRDILHVIGIVLNEVPNRIGLSGHTDSTPYMSDTGYSNWELSADRANASRRELVIGGMSDAKILRVVGLAAAAPLDRQDPFSAMNRRISIIVMNKRTEEAVMRDGASLDVPEQSGVATPGVATPAAAAGQTAAPAVPKAAP, from the coding sequence ATGTCCGATGAAGGCTTGCGCCCGATTATCGTCAAGCGCATCAAGAAGACCGCCGGCGGCCACCACGGCGGCGCCTGGAAGATCGCCTACGCCGACTTCGTGACGGCGATGATGGCCTTCTTCCTGCTCATGTGGCTGCTGGGCTCGACCAGCAAGGGTGACTTGAACGGCATTTCCGACTTTTTCCAGACCCCGCTGAAGGTGGCGATGGCGGGCGGCTCGGGCAGCGGCGACAGTTCTTCGATCGTGCAGGGCGGCGGGCAGGACCTGTCGCGCCGCAACGGCCAGGTCAAGCGCGGCAGCAACGATCCGGACAAGAAGAATTACGACCTGAAAGCGGCCAAGGCGATTCTCGAAGCAGCCGAAGCGGACCGCCTGAAAACGCTCAAGGCCAAGCTGGAAGCGACCATCGAGGCCAATCCGCTGCTGAAGAAATACAAGAACCAGCTGCTGCTCGATATCACCAGCGAAGGTTTGCGGATCCAGATCGTGGACGAATTGAACCGGCCGATGTTCAACCTGGCCAAGGCCGAACTGCAGCCGTACACGCGCGACATCCTGCACGTGATCGGGATCGTGCTCAACGAAGTACCGAACCGGATCGGCCTGTCGGGCCACACCGATTCGACGCCCTACATGAGCGACACCGGCTACAGCAACTGGGAATTGTCGGCCGACCGCGCCAACGCCTCGCGGCGCGAACTGGTCATCGGCGGCATGAGCGACGCCAAGATCCTGCGCGTGGTGGGGCTGGCCGCGGCCGCGCCGCTGGACCGCCAGGACCCGTTTTCGGCGATGAACCGGCGCATCAGCATCATCGTGATGAACAAGCGCACCGAAGAAGCGGTGATGCGCGATGGCGCCTCGCTGGACGTGCCGGAGCAGTCGGGCGTCGCTACGCCGGGCGTCGCTACGCCGGCAGCGGCGGCAGGGCAAACAGCGGCACCGGCGGTGCCGAAGGCAGCGCCATGA
- a CDS encoding class I SAM-dependent methyltransferase, with protein sequence MTTGQAPRTPRTSSEGQGASLALRRIWRVPAAQALVLQCAAVPLTLIVVFLLARAGASLSYADAALIQGILACALTRLRGLAVWWLGIQLVFPLALMGTHRLQIPPLLFLAIFLFLLALYWSTFRTQVPYYPSGKWVWNEVDKLLPNDKPLLVVDIGSGLGGFTMEMARRRPASQFVGIELAPLPWLLSWMRARLSGSRARFVRGDYDHLDFGSYDAVFAYLSPAAMSALWKKASREMRPGAILLSYEFLITEKTPDIILMPTGRGAPLYGWHF encoded by the coding sequence GTGACCACCGGCCAAGCCCCTCGTACCCCTCGTACCTCCTCCGAAGGGCAGGGCGCAAGCCTTGCCCTTCGCCGCATCTGGCGCGTGCCCGCGGCGCAGGCGCTGGTGCTGCAGTGCGCCGCCGTTCCGCTGACCCTGATCGTGGTGTTCCTGCTGGCGCGCGCCGGCGCCAGCCTGTCTTACGCCGACGCCGCCCTGATCCAGGGCATCCTGGCCTGCGCCCTGACGCGCCTGCGCGGCCTGGCCGTGTGGTGGCTCGGCATCCAGCTGGTGTTTCCGCTGGCCCTGATGGGCACGCACCGCCTGCAGATTCCGCCGCTGCTGTTTCTGGCCATCTTCCTGTTCCTGCTGGCCCTGTACTGGTCGACCTTCCGCACCCAGGTGCCGTACTACCCGTCCGGCAAGTGGGTGTGGAATGAAGTCGACAAGCTGCTGCCGAACGACAAGCCGCTGCTGGTGGTCGATATCGGCAGCGGCCTGGGCGGGTTTACGATGGAGATGGCGCGCCGCCGGCCGGCCTCGCAATTTGTCGGCATCGAACTGGCGCCGCTGCCGTGGCTGCTCAGCTGGATGCGCGCGCGCCTGAGCGGCAGCCGTGCCCGTTTCGTGCGCGGCGATTACGACCATCTTGATTTCGGCAGCTACGACGCGGTGTTCGCTTATCTGTCGCCGGCGGCCATGAGCGCCTTATGGAAGAAGGCATCGCGCGAGATGCGTCCGGGTGCGATTTTGCTCAGTTATGAGTTTCTGATAACGGAAAAAACACCGGATATTATTCTTATGCCTACAGGGCGTGGCGCGCCTCTGTACGGATGGCACTTTTAG
- the motA gene encoding flagellar motor stator protein MotA has protein sequence MLVILGYIIVCGSVFGGFAASGGHLASLFQPLELVMIGGAAFGAFFVGNNSKSIKATLKAVPGLFKGSRYTKDLYMEMMSLLFDVLSKVRKEGLMSIEGDIENPEQSPVFSKYPGVLADHHIVEFMTDYLRLMVSGNMDAFQIENLMDNEIETHHHEGAVPAHCIAKLGDGLPAFGIVAAVMGVVHTMESVGIPPAELGILIAKALVGTFLGILLAYGFVGPLASLLEQKLEESTKMFQCVKVTLLASLNGYAPALAVEFGRKVLYSTERPTFAELEEHIKKSKTK, from the coding sequence TTGTTAGTCATACTCGGATACATCATCGTTTGCGGGTCGGTCTTCGGCGGCTTTGCCGCCAGTGGCGGCCACCTCGCGTCGCTGTTCCAGCCGCTCGAACTGGTGATGATCGGCGGTGCGGCTTTCGGCGCTTTCTTCGTCGGCAACAATAGCAAATCGATCAAGGCCACGCTCAAGGCCGTTCCCGGCCTGTTCAAGGGCTCGCGTTATACCAAGGACCTGTATATGGAAATGATGTCGCTGCTGTTCGACGTCCTTTCCAAGGTGCGCAAGGAAGGCTTGATGTCGATTGAAGGCGATATCGAAAATCCGGAACAAAGCCCGGTATTTTCCAAATATCCCGGCGTGCTGGCCGACCACCATATTGTCGAATTCATGACCGATTATCTACGGCTGATGGTATCGGGAAATATGGATGCTTTCCAGATTGAAAATCTGATGGATAACGAAATTGAAACGCACCACCATGAAGGCGCGGTGCCGGCCCATTGCATCGCCAAGCTGGGCGACGGCTTGCCGGCGTTCGGCATCGTGGCCGCGGTGATGGGCGTGGTGCACACGATGGAGTCGGTCGGCATTCCGCCGGCCGAACTGGGCATCCTGATCGCCAAGGCGCTGGTCGGTACTTTTCTGGGTATTTTGCTGGCGTACGGCTTCGTCGGTCCGCTGGCCAGCCTGCTCGAACAAAAGCTGGAAGAGTCGACCAAGATGTTTCAGTGCGTGAAAGTGACCCTGCTGGCCAGCCTGAACGGCTACGCGCCGGCGCTGGCGGTCGAATTCGGGCGCAAGGTGCTGTATTCGACCGAGCGCCCGACCTTTGCCGAGCTGGAAGAACACATCAAGAAATCGAAGACCAAATAA
- the cheA gene encoding chemotaxis protein CheA, whose translation MTIDISQFFQVFFDEAEELLAEKERLLLAVDIASPDPEDLNAIFRTAHSIKGGSSTFGLNDMTEVTHILESLLDRIRKGEMALTAEHVDAFLAAKDILKMQLDGHRNGAHVDQDAVADVRMMLQELSQDVVPVAAPPAPSFIQSSIKANVSSGGRRFRIEMPHVEQRDVNALTAELGLLGRVSVMPLPGERHAITVTTHESLEDIIAICSFVLNPDDLKIFEAPALTPEQQVIEDRERAKVEDDMGYGFFDPIDAPSQEQTDEERGYGFFQPIEHIRASAGIVAPPAASAAPAAVRAEPLDVTETAEKKVVKKDDKHAAAESSSIRVSIEKVDQLINLIGELVITQAMIEQRSDALDPMLHERLLNSVSQLTRNTRDLQEAVMSIRMMPMDFVFSRFPRMVRDLAAKLGKKVDFITNGAATELDKGLIERIVDPLTHLVRNSIDHGIEMPEARAAAGKTEAGRLFLSAGHQGGNIVIEVSDDGAGLNRDRILAKAAQSGLPVSENMSDADVWQLIFAPGFSTAETVTDVSGRGVGMDVVKRNIMAMGGSVDIRSAKGFGTTISISLPLTLAILDGMSIRCGEEVYILPLGFVVESLQPSPEDIKEISGRGPVIKVRGEYLPLIPLYQMFDIVPRFTNPCEGIVVILESDGRKAGLFVDDLVGQQQVVVKNLESNYRKVTGISGATILGDGGVSLILDVSALMRSSRQLADDAIFS comes from the coding sequence ATGACCATCGACATAAGCCAGTTTTTCCAGGTCTTCTTCGATGAAGCCGAAGAACTGCTGGCCGAAAAAGAGCGTCTGCTGCTGGCCGTCGACATTGCGTCGCCGGATCCGGAAGACCTGAACGCCATTTTCCGCACCGCCCACTCGATCAAGGGCGGTTCGTCGACGTTCGGCCTGAACGACATGACCGAAGTGACGCACATCCTCGAGTCGCTGCTCGACCGCATCCGCAAGGGTGAAATGGCGCTCACCGCCGAGCACGTGGACGCCTTTTTGGCGGCCAAGGACATCCTCAAGATGCAGCTCGACGGCCACCGCAACGGCGCCCACGTCGACCAGGATGCCGTGGCCGACGTGCGCATGATGCTGCAGGAGCTCTCGCAGGACGTGGTGCCGGTGGCCGCGCCGCCGGCGCCGTCGTTCATACAGAGTTCGATCAAGGCCAACGTGAGCAGCGGCGGGCGGCGCTTTCGCATCGAGATGCCGCATGTCGAGCAGCGCGACGTCAATGCGCTGACCGCCGAACTGGGGCTGCTCGGGCGCGTGTCGGTCATGCCGCTGCCGGGCGAGCGCCATGCGATCACTGTCACGACCCACGAGTCGCTCGAGGACATCATCGCGATCTGCTCGTTCGTGCTCAATCCCGACGACCTGAAAATCTTCGAGGCGCCCGCGCTCACGCCCGAACAGCAGGTCATCGAAGACCGCGAACGGGCCAAGGTCGAAGACGACATGGGCTACGGCTTCTTCGACCCGATCGACGCGCCGAGCCAGGAACAGACCGACGAGGAACGCGGCTACGGCTTCTTCCAGCCGATCGAGCATATCCGCGCCAGCGCCGGCATTGTGGCGCCGCCGGCGGCCAGCGCGGCGCCGGCCGCCGTGCGCGCCGAGCCGCTCGACGTCACCGAGACGGCCGAGAAAAAGGTCGTCAAGAAGGACGACAAGCACGCCGCCGCCGAATCGTCGTCGATCCGCGTCTCGATCGAGAAGGTCGACCAGTTGATCAACCTGATCGGCGAACTGGTGATCACCCAGGCCATGATCGAGCAGCGCAGCGACGCGCTCGACCCGATGCTGCACGAGCGCCTGTTGAACAGCGTCAGCCAGCTCACGCGCAATACGCGCGACCTGCAGGAAGCGGTCATGTCGATCCGCATGATGCCGATGGATTTCGTGTTCTCGCGCTTTCCGCGCATGGTGCGCGACCTGGCGGCCAAATTGGGCAAGAAGGTCGACTTCATCACCAACGGCGCCGCCACCGAATTGGACAAGGGCCTGATCGAGCGCATCGTCGATCCGCTCACCCACCTGGTACGCAACAGCATCGACCACGGCATCGAAATGCCGGAAGCGCGCGCCGCCGCCGGCAAGACCGAAGCGGGGCGCCTGTTCCTCTCGGCCGGCCACCAGGGCGGCAATATCGTGATCGAAGTATCCGACGACGGCGCCGGCCTGAACCGCGACCGTATTCTCGCCAAGGCGGCCCAGAGCGGGCTGCCGGTGAGCGAGAACATGAGCGACGCGGACGTGTGGCAGCTCATTTTCGCGCCCGGCTTTTCGACCGCCGAAACCGTGACCGACGTGTCGGGACGCGGCGTGGGCATGGATGTCGTCAAGCGCAACATCATGGCCATGGGCGGCTCGGTCGATATCCGCTCGGCCAAGGGCTTCGGCACCACGATCTCGATCTCGCTGCCGCTCACGCTGGCCATTTTGGACGGCATGTCGATCCGCTGCGGCGAAGAAGTGTACATCCTGCCGCTCGGCTTCGTGGTCGAGTCGCTCCAGCCTTCGCCGGAAGACATCAAGGAAATCTCCGGGCGCGGCCCCGTGATCAAGGTGCGCGGCGAATACCTGCCCCTCATTCCGCTGTACCAGATGTTCGACATCGTGCCGCGCTTTACCAATCCGTGCGAAGGCATTGTCGTGATCCTGGAGTCGGACGGGCGCAAGGCCGGGCTGTTTGTCGATGATCTGGTCGGGCAGCAGCAGGTCGTGGTCAAGAACCTCGAATCGAATTACCGCAAGGTGACCGGGATTTCCGGCGCCACCATCCTCGGCGATGGCGGCGTGTCGCTCATTCTCGATGTCTCGGCCCTGATGCGCTCCTCGCGCCAGCTGGCCGACGACGCCATCTTCTCCTAA
- a CDS encoding chemotaxis protein CheW: MTSTSAKNGDVKDGAGSEFLAFTLGSEEYGIDILKVQEIRGYEVVTRIANAPEFIKGVINLRGIIIPVVDMRIKFNLGTPVYDQFTVVIILNIGGRIMGVVVDSVSDVTTLTPEQIKPAPEMGTAFGSDYLVGLGTVDERMLILIDIDKLMSSGEMGLIEKLAA; encoded by the coding sequence ATGACCTCAACCTCCGCCAAGAACGGCGACGTCAAGGATGGCGCCGGAAGCGAGTTCCTGGCCTTCACGCTCGGCTCCGAAGAATACGGGATCGACATCCTGAAAGTGCAGGAAATCCGCGGCTACGAAGTGGTGACCCGCATCGCCAACGCGCCAGAGTTCATCAAGGGCGTGATCAACCTGCGCGGCATCATCATTCCGGTGGTGGACATGCGCATCAAGTTCAACCTCGGCACCCCGGTGTACGACCAGTTCACGGTGGTCATCATCCTCAATATCGGCGGGCGCATCATGGGCGTGGTGGTCGACAGCGTCTCCGACGTGACCACCCTTACGCCCGAGCAGATCAAGCCGGCCCCGGAAATGGGCACCGCCTTCGGTTCCGACTACCTGGTCGGCCTGGGCACGGTCGACGAGCGCATGCTGATCCTGATCGACATCGACAAGCTGATGTCGTCTGGCGAAATGGGCCTGATCGAAAAACTGGCCGCCTGA
- a CDS encoding chemotaxis protein, translated as MTRKKILGSHVKRLLSGVSDHGKKHLTEVETDLIQTELLLEEAIDKLTSSFMAIHTAVGAQQDTINLLLAGGTPSAEDGARLGGMSDEIGAHVNTAITSMQFQDMTSQLIDRTLKRVTGLREFLGTLGSHGADIVPEAGSEEIVELLGKVSMALAIQSLELRSVLRKAVNQQHLESGDIELF; from the coding sequence ATGACAAGAAAGAAAATACTGGGCTCGCACGTGAAGCGCTTGCTGTCGGGCGTGTCGGATCACGGCAAGAAGCACCTGACGGAAGTCGAGACCGATCTGATCCAGACCGAGCTGCTGCTGGAGGAAGCCATCGACAAGCTCACCAGCAGCTTCATGGCGATCCACACGGCGGTCGGAGCCCAGCAGGACACCATCAACCTGCTGCTGGCCGGCGGCACCCCGAGCGCGGAGGATGGCGCGCGCCTCGGCGGCATGTCCGACGAGATCGGCGCGCACGTGAATACGGCCATCACCAGCATGCAGTTCCAGGACATGACGAGCCAGCTGATCGACCGCACCCTGAAACGGGTGACCGGCCTGCGCGAATTTCTCGGCACCCTGGGCTCGCACGGCGCCGACATCGTGCCGGAGGCGGGCAGCGAGGAGATCGTCGAACTGCTCGGCAAGGTCAGCATGGCGCTGGCGATCCAGTCGCTCGAATTACGCAGTGTACTAAGAAAAGCAGTCAATCAGCAGCATCTGGAAAGTGGCGACATAGAACTGTTTTAA
- a CDS encoding methyl-accepting chemotaxis protein — protein MNLRDFRIGTRLAFGFGSILLILVAMALMASLLNSRNKNSLMTGLASASAQNLHAASMKSAMLETGIAMRNIGLQADVALMQKEQDKVKVQSKRYEEARTKLQATGLDEAETKLLSDIAALDKEVDVAFKEAIGQVLAFNSEGAAKVIAQRIDPLNQKTLDVLNKLVDKQQLEADDFLKKSVLADQRVGMIMFGVCALAVALGVVCALVITRSIAAPLLGAVRVAKKVAAGELTSEIRVEGKDETSELLQALKDMNDSLSKTVGDVRSGTDMITVASQEIASGNADLSSRTESQASSLEETASSMEELTSTVKQNADNARQANQLAVSASSVAVKGGAVVSQVVDTMGSIKESSRKIVDIIGVIDGIAFQTNILALNAAVEAARAGEQGRGFAVVASEVRNLAQRSAGAAKEIKSLIGDSVDKVDAGSKLVDEAGQTMDLIVTSIKQVADIMGEITAATQEQSNGIEEVNQAITQMDEMTQQNAALVEQAAAAAESMQEQAQLLAAAVSIFKLSGDERKAAVHAPAPSRAAPAPQRAPARAVATVAKPAPASKPRKLAAAAPGDDWEEF, from the coding sequence ATGAATCTGCGCGATTTTAGAATAGGTACGCGTCTGGCCTTCGGTTTCGGCAGCATCCTGCTGATTCTGGTGGCGATGGCGTTGATGGCGAGTTTGCTCAATTCGCGCAACAAGAACAGCCTGATGACGGGTCTGGCCAGCGCCAGCGCCCAGAACCTGCATGCGGCAAGCATGAAGAGCGCGATGCTCGAAACCGGCATCGCCATGCGCAATATCGGCCTGCAGGCCGACGTCGCGCTGATGCAGAAGGAACAGGACAAGGTCAAGGTGCAGAGCAAGCGCTATGAAGAGGCGCGCACCAAGCTGCAGGCCACCGGCCTGGACGAAGCCGAAACCAAGCTGCTCTCCGACATCGCCGCGCTCGACAAGGAAGTCGACGTCGCCTTCAAGGAAGCCATCGGCCAGGTGCTGGCGTTTAACAGCGAAGGCGCGGCCAAGGTGATCGCCCAGCGCATCGATCCGCTGAACCAGAAGACGCTCGATGTGCTCAACAAGCTGGTCGACAAGCAGCAGCTGGAAGCGGACGATTTCCTCAAGAAGTCGGTGCTGGCCGACCAGCGCGTGGGCATGATCATGTTCGGGGTGTGCGCCCTGGCCGTGGCGCTGGGCGTGGTGTGCGCCCTGGTCATCACGCGCTCGATCGCCGCGCCCCTGCTGGGCGCCGTGCGGGTGGCCAAGAAGGTCGCCGCGGGCGAGCTGACCTCGGAAATCCGGGTCGAGGGCAAGGATGAAACGAGCGAATTGCTGCAGGCGCTCAAGGACATGAACGACAGCCTGTCGAAGACCGTGGGCGACGTGCGCTCCGGGACCGACATGATCACCGTGGCTTCGCAGGAAATCGCCTCGGGCAACGCCGACCTGTCCTCGCGCACCGAGTCGCAAGCCAGTTCGCTCGAAGAAACCGCCAGCTCGATGGAAGAACTGACCAGCACCGTCAAGCAGAATGCCGACAATGCGCGCCAGGCCAACCAGCTGGCCGTGTCGGCATCGTCGGTGGCGGTCAAGGGTGGCGCCGTGGTGTCGCAGGTTGTCGATACGATGGGCTCGATCAAGGAAAGCTCGCGCAAGATCGTCGACATCATCGGCGTGATCGACGGCATCGCCTTCCAGACCAACATCCTGGCGCTGAACGCCGCGGTGGAAGCGGCGCGCGCCGGCGAACAGGGGCGCGGCTTCGCGGTGGTGGCGTCGGAAGTGCGCAACCTGGCGCAGCGCTCGGCCGGCGCGGCCAAGGAAATCAAGTCGCTGATCGGCGACTCGGTCGACAAGGTCGATGCCGGCAGCAAGCTGGTCGACGAAGCCGGCCAGACCATGGACCTGATCGTGACCTCGATCAAGCAGGTGGCCGACATCATGGGCGAGATCACCGCGGCGACCCAGGAACAGAGCAACGGCATCGAAGAAGTCAACCAGGCCATCACCCAGATGGACGAGATGACGCAGCAGAACGCGGCCCTGGTCGAGCAAGCCGCGGCAGCGGCCGAGAGCATGCAGGAACAGGCGCAGTTGCTGGCCGCCGCCGTGAGCATCTTCAAGCTCAGTGGCGACGAGCGCAAGGCGGCGGTGCATGCGCCGGCCCCTTCCCGCGCCGCGCCGGCGCCGCAGCGCGCCCCGGCGCGCGCGGTGGCCACCGTGGCCAAGCCGGCGCCGGCATCGAAGCCGCGCAAGCTGGCCGCGGCGGCGCCGGGAGACGACTGGGAAGAGTTTTAA
- a CDS encoding response regulator, with protein MAKTILAVDDSSSLRQMVAFSLKAAGYLVVEAVDGQDGLEKAKQQTVDLVLTDQNMPRMDGLSLIKLLRGLPAYQKVPILMLTTESSDEMKTKGRAAGANGWLVKPFDPQRLIEVVKKVIG; from the coding sequence ATGGCTAAAACAATACTCGCAGTTGACGATTCCAGTTCGCTGCGCCAGATGGTGGCATTCAGTCTCAAGGCCGCCGGTTATCTCGTGGTGGAAGCGGTCGACGGCCAGGACGGGTTGGAAAAGGCCAAGCAGCAGACGGTCGACCTGGTGCTGACCGACCAGAACATGCCGCGCATGGACGGCCTGTCGCTGATCAAGCTGCTGCGCGGCCTGCCCGCGTACCAGAAGGTGCCGATCCTGATGCTGACCACCGAATCGTCCGACGAAATGAAGACCAAGGGACGCGCGGCCGGCGCCAACGGCTGGCTGGTCAAGCCGTTCGACCCGCAGCGCCTGATCGAAGTGGTCAAAAAAGTCATCGGCTGA